TCGGTAACTGCCCATTCTCTCAGAGACTGTTCATGATCCTGTGGCTTAAAGGAGTCGTCTTCAACGTCACCACTGTCGACCTCAAACGGTAACATGCTACACACTCGAATGACGCCACAGTGGCCATAATTCAGCTTCAGCATCTGTGGCATCAGGGGAAAAGTACTTGAAATATTTGGAATTAATTGTGACAGTTTGGTAAACACTTACGGTTTGCATTGTCAGGAAGCCGGCTGACCTGCAGGACCTCGCTCCAGGAACCAACCCCCCCTTTGTGACCTTCAACGGCGAGGTCAAGATCGATGTCAACAAGATCGAGGAGTTCCTGGAGGAGAAACTGACCCCACCACGGTACACAGACCCACACAAAGCCCCATGAATGCACAGCAGTTGGCCAGAAGAGGCTTAAGATGGAATTATCCTTTTCTGGGCTGCACATAATAAACATAACATGGGTGTTACATTAGGACACATTTCTCCGGCACAGCATGTGCACCGCGAACGCAATGTCACGTTCAGCAAACCACAACGTAAGTAACACTGAAGAAGAATCAGGAATCAATTTTACcctgtgaaaacagcaaaaaatgagaaaaccaACCAGGAATTTGCTTGACACACAGGTCTGCACTAcatgctaatgtgttagcatcTCTGCAGACGCATGACTCCAGCTTGACTTCTCTCATGTGTGTTCACCATCAGCTACCCCAGACTGGCTCCCAGGCATCCTGAAGCCAACACAGCGGGCATCGATGTGTTCGCCAAGTTCTCAGCTTACATCAAAAACCCACGGAAAGACACCAACGAcggtaagagagagagaaactgataGAGTATGTAGTATAATAAGTAAGCAGACGTTGCTTCAATCGAGGAAATATTGTCATTTTGGTGCTGCTACTGCCTGCAATGCACAGATTATCCACCAGAGGGCTAAAGACATGTGTCAGATTGCATTTTACAGAGAGATTTCTGCCAATCAAGATCATGTGATGTTCATATTTACAGCCATGTGACCTGTACGACTCCCTCTCTGTACCTCTGTCTGCAGCCTTAGAGAAAGCTTTGCTGAAGTCTCTCCGGCGCCTGGATGACTTCCTGAGGACTCCCCTGCCTGAGGAGATTGACGCCGACGCTTCGGGAGACCTGCCCGAGTCCACCAGGAGCTTTCTCGACGGGGCTGAGCTCACCCTGGCGGACTGCAACCTGCTGCCTAAACTCCACATCCTTAAGGTTCGTTCAGCCTGATTTTCTGTAGGGAAAATGATGGTCTACTTGGACTGCTCGAGGACCACTCACATTTTTCTATTTGCAGGTCGTGGCCAAGAAATACCGTGGATTTGAGATTCCAGCGGAGATGACAGGAGTGTGGAGGTATTTAAACTGCGCCTATCAGAGGGAGGAGTTCACCAGCACCTGCCCCGCCGAGAGGGAGATCCAGTTCGCCTACCTGGATGTTGCAAAACGAATCAAATAAGAGGAAGAGAACAGGGGTCAATGCATGAGATAAAACAGAGCATGCATCCTCGTAGGGGGGTACAACAagttgacagtgtgtgtgtgtgtgtgtgtgtgtgtgtgtgtgtgtgtgtgtgtgtgtctacagtaaatgtgtgtgtatgtgtacatgtgtgtgctcTCACAGGTTGGGTTGCACAGTCGTATCTTCATGCTAATCAtttgacaaaaagcaaaaaccagTAATTTGAGGTCTTGCAGAATTAATTCCTGAtttcttggttttttttttttttttttttttcagttttcagacaaTGGCAGGGCCAAGTTCACCACAAAGACTGAATAAATAGTACAACGAGCGAGCACTGCTGTTCAGTATGACTGCATTAAAAACCATTTAGTCAGTTTTTTTGCTATGATTAGCTAGTCAACAAACAATTAGGGCTCAGTTAACGCTCAAGTTTTAATCAGAAAAAATAATCTAAGTGTACAAAGCTGCTATTCACActcattttaaataaagaataTTACACAAACATTACTGTCAGTCACAGCCCTTCAGTATATAATCAAACAGTgggacattttggaaaatgcactcatttgctttcttgccgagagtaAGATGAGATGACGGCTACCGCTCATGAGTGtacgctaaatatgaagctggagccaggagtTGTGAGCTTAGCagagcacaaagactggaaaacgAGGGAAACTGCTAGCATGTGACGCCTGGAGGCCACTGGCCTGAcgttcctgtttttgttttttatgggaTTTAAAGGTGGGACAGAGAAATGCTAACTTAAGAAACCTTTAGCTTCGTATTTAGCTTACAGACATGAGCCATTTCTTCTGATCTGAGGAATGagaatatttcccaaaatggttAAATATTTTACTTAAAATGCATCTGCAGTGTCTGTCTTAGTCAGAGCGCTGGAAAACAACCAGTTATGTTACCTTGCAGATGCAAATCTCTGGCCTTGACCATAATAACTGTCTTTCTACATGTtctataataatataataatatggATTCTGGGAGTCAGTGAGCTGATGGCGCTGACGTTTCACATCTAGTATTTCCATGTAAAGGGCAGAATGGCGGCAAAATAACCAAGAACTTGAAGCTCAGCACTTCCTGAATGACATGCATTCACAATCCTGAAGACATCTTACCTGTCAGCTGTGTTCAGTGGCTCCTCTTCatgttctcctgctgctcccaAAGTCCAGTTCACACCTCCCAGTGTAAACGTTGGccctctgtgtgtgaaacacaatCAGTCGTCAAAttaacatgaaacactgaagagtTTAATGTCGAGGCTTCACTGGCTAAGAGCCTTTTCTGTTAAACAGCGAATTGTACCGAACGTGTACTCTGTTACACACTATTAACTCATATTGTGATTTTCTTTGACACACTTCTTTTGTATCTAATGCTACTGACTGGCTGAGTGTGGGCAGGTCTTGGTGCTGGTTGGTTTAACTGGTGATGATGACTCTCTGACTGACACATTAGGTACCTCAAAACACTCAAAGCCCACCATTATAATATTCAGATCTTTGATCCTTTTGATCTTCTCAGCATCTCCTGTTCATCAGTGATGAAGCTGCCATCATGTCATGCAAGAATCACCTTTATCTGGCCTTGTAATTTACAATTTTTAAGAACAAAACGACGGGGAACAACAATTTTAATTACGTCCAAACGAGAGCtcacacattgtttttttcctaattcCCTTGAATGCAGCTTTATTTCATTGAACACACTGGTTTAATGCCCTTCAGGCATCAGTGACTGGCAGAGATGTGAGCGTTATCTGCACCAAACCAACCCTGCCACCAGCCTGCTGTGTTCTGGCCTTATATCCTCTCTGGGGAGAATCTTTATTAAACTGATTTTATCACTACGTGGACGGCCTTCACTGtttctcttgtctctgtgttCCTATCTTCATTTTAATAGCATCAGTCTTATTGGCTCGGTTAAGCGATCTTCCTATTTTAACATGAAACACAATGAATATATATAACTTAAAAACGTATTGCCTGCTTTCACAGCAGTAGAGGTGATGAGTGCAAATACTTGACGTCTTGGTGCTGGTTGGTTTAACTGGTAAAAGTAGTACTTTTACGGCATTAAACCACAACCTATTAACAAACTGGGATTAATTAAATTAGCCTGTTTTTTCCCTATAATATTATTTTATGGTGAACACTGCATTTTTACTTCATATAGGTGAAGCTACATGTGATGACTCTTTGCCCAAAGGATCCAAAGTGCACGTGGGAGACCCTTTCCATTTAACACATCCACGCATGTGAGGCTCGagcatgtgcagacacacacgctcatcACCGGGGCGACAGCGATGATGACCTCTGTGGAAACCCTCTGAATGTAATGACCTGCAGTTTGCACACccagacagcaaacacagctcaATTACCATAGAAACATCCAGAGGAAGAATGTCCTTCTGCTCATATCGGGGCGCTGTGAAGTAATAAAACCGAGCGAAGTCGCACTTCAAACAGCATTATGGTCGAGTTCTAGtgtaaaacacaacactttgaCAGCTTGGGAAATAAATGAACGCTTGAAGTTCATCATTCTTTCAGTTATAGTCcttgttcagtctgaaactaCAGGTTtctgtggagcagctgatgCAGCTTTGCTGCATAATGTAACACAGAGGTCCCCGTtaacacaaactgacaaacttgGTTAAATTAGGTGCAGACCGTGTGTGAAATTATGCTAAAATACCACAAATTAGACCCAATTTTCAAtctctgaaaatatttttaacagGTTTGCTGTCATAGTGTCGTCACTGTTAATGATCAGTTACTACACATCTGCACCTACGGTGGCCCAGAAgtgcaaaacacaacatttaataAAAACCAATGAACTGTGAGAACTCCtaaaaagcaattaaaacttATGCATTTAAGATGTTTAAAATTTCTATGatgaatttgttttgcattttctttattttcagttcTACATTTTTACCAAACACAGAATCTTATTGCATTTTGCACTTCAGAGCCCGCAGCCCCTCGACAACGAGCGTGTAATTTACATTTGAAGACACACGAGCTCACGGCATCAGCCTGTCTTTGCAATGAACAACTAAAGAGAGTGtgactgtaaaaaaataaaatatcaatCTTTATTGTCACAGTGGGTTTTTGTCATGCGAGAAATTAACTTTATTTCAAAGTTGGCGCACACATTCAAAAACTGACATGCGTCTGTCTCATAAGGAAAAGAGAGGGTTAACAGGGGGGTTTGTTCATGCGCCCGGCCACGAGCACACATCGTCATCTTTCATCGGTCAGTCTTGTTAAttaatgagtgaatgaaaaggTCCGAGTCGAGGCTGGCGCCGGTGTGGGGGGCGGTGCAGGGCTTCCTGATGTCACGGCAACAGTCTCCATGcactcagaggtcagagaggagcccgaggagaggaagggagagcggagggatggatggatggacagatgggtgGATGAGACAAAGGGCCACGCCACATGAGCCTCTGGAGGCCTGTACTGATAACGATTTTTGAGGTTGACTAACATTTCACATATTTAATTTGAACTAAGCTAACAGgcaaccagttagcttagcttaacacaaAGAGTGCAAACAGGGGGAATCACAGTGACTCTCAATCAGTTAGAGTGtgtaacaacaacaagaacTTCAGGATACCTTCTGAtatttggatggatggatggatggatggatggatggatggatgggacaAAATGATGGGCGGATGATGAGAAAGGAAAGTTGGCAGAGGACGGAGGGAGACCAGCACCAGCCAGGACAACGCTGGTGGAGAGGCGATCAGTTCTGGGAGCAGTACTTCCAGAAGCACACTGTTgtagacgaagaagaagaagaagaagaagaagaagaagaagaagaagaagaagaagaaggcactGTCAACCATGAGCAcacaataaacatttttaatttctgacAAGAATTCACAGATTCACGAGTTCCTGCTGTAATTCCTTACACAGATACTCAGGTTAGACTTTCACCTCTTTTATTGGTCTTCTTGGTCTGCGGTGGGAGGGACTTCTTGAAGTTTCGCCCAGTCAGGCTGGGGACGATGACATCTGCACTTTCTCTGGACGCAGTGCTGTCGACTGGGGGTGCAGTGGTGGGCTTCAGCCCTCCCTCGGCAGCAGGGAGCTTCGACCACAGAAGAAAGAACAGAGAGGGGACGATTACTGAAACCGAGTGTGCTGATCAGCCGGCAAAACATCCTGAGTGAGGATTCAAACGCTCTTCTCAGCTCAGTTTTCAGAGTTGATATGAGGTTTCAAACACAATAAGCAATTTaccagatttattttttaaatgtctcaGCACAAAGATTTTACGGGAACTtaccactttgtgttttttccctgaATTTCTGCCGTTTGctggaatgaaaaacaaaacaggcttCAGTGAGAAGTGacctgatgaagagcagcacgGTGCTGAATGTACTGTGGAGATTAAGAAACCCTGACAAACCAATCCCTGATCGTTTTCTGACCCTCTCcccaatgcatgctgggaaaggtTTCAGCCCAGGATGAACAAAAGCTTAACACATTGACAGTATCATCACCTCTTGCCATGATGGTGAGCCGTGAGCTCAGTGTGCTGTTAAATGTCctgtgcagctcctccaggGCTGAGATCATCTTCAGCATCTGGGCTCGTTTATCTGGACTGGCTGTCCCAGGGTCGGTCCTTAGTCGCCCTGGCCTGACGCCCGCGGCGATGGTCCCTGTAGTGGTCCTGTCAGTGACTCTTGTCCCATCCACTCCAGCTGCTTTGGTGCTCAGAAGCCAGTGTTTCAGGTACTGGCTTGGATTTAATGCTGGTACAGCTGATGCATGAGTGAGATCGGGAAGAGGATGTTAtgttaggtttttttttttttttttaatatgtcaAAATATGGCAGAATATCACACCTAAAGATTCAACCCTGAACTGAGAAGTATGTGCACTTTCTATGCATGGTGGTGCCTTTTTGTCTGAGAAGTGCACCTCCGGTTATGCCCATGCTTTCCTATAcagttccaacacacacacacacacacacacacacacacacacacacacacacacaattttggTGGGATTCCAGTGCTTTGCTGTTGCTACGGGACCCTCGGCTGTGACATAAGAGTTGCATgagatgtgtttatgtgtttgcatAATGACGTCTGAGTTTTTGCAACaatgcagctcagtgtgtttgtgtgacacgcacacacacacacacacacacacacacacacacacacacacacacactttgagtgAGTTTtgtgaggaaagaaaggaaTGTCTGTAGATCACGCTGAAGAAAAAAGGCCTTTGATTGCAGGAACCAtcttattgtttttaatgtaatttagtGTCCAAATCTAAATCAATGTCCAAGTCTTTGACCGTGTTATATTCAAGAATTTGATAAATATTCTTGGACTCATGCACATTATTGGCCAATCAAAACTTCACCCTCATTACTGTAATTTAGAAGCTTTTCGTCTTGCCTTGCTACAGCATCTACGAGCTAAACGCCTGGTCCATTTTTACATtcaagatggaaaaaaacaggagaTTTTATAATTTTCCATCATTATATATGACACCAACATGTCTGCTTGTAAAATACCTCAGTCAAGACGCTGTACATGAATCTTCCCTCATCTTCTTGTACAGTTTGAAACTAAATTCAGACGTGCTACAGGtccatcctccacctctgcacCTACTTTCCATTTCTCTCCATAAAAGCCACGCTCGCATTGGCACTGAACACTGGCATGTTGGAAACatccaacatgaacacatatcCAAGGATACTGGACTGGGTGAGTTAGTTAACGAGGTGAACTATCCATCAGAATTAGTTGCTCTTCTTTACCTCTCTCGGCAGGTGCTGCCTCCACTCCTGTCCGAAGCATCATCAGCATCGTCACGGCTACCTTCATCAGCGACACTAATGCTGCTCTGTTACGCATGGCGGCGGTTATGGAAGGCTTGGTAGGAACAGTATGTTATGTACGTAGCGCAGAACTATTATCACTAGCGGTGAGTTGACTTTCTTCTGAGGTTTTGTCAGGATTTGGTTCCAAGAGGACTTCTGCTACAGGTTCTCAAACGGTGTCGTTTCCTCTTACGCTCCACTCATCCTCCCGACTTTCTGCTGATGTTGGAGATGTTGACGGTGCAGACATCAGCTGAGATGATTTTAAAATCGGTCTGCTGATCTcgactcaaactcaaactcttCCTGTTGTGATCTTCTCAAGTTCTTTGAGCTTCTTTTCTTTGGAGGTTGTGCTGATCCCAAACTGGAAAACCTCTTCAGCTGCGATAGGTCAAAAAAGTTCTCAGCTGTTCTTCTGTTCTTCAACCAGATGTTGGTATTCGTCTACTTCAGCTCCGCAAACTTAGTTAAATATCTTTCCTTTTAATCTCTGTAACAATGTTAGTCTCTCCGTTCATTTTCCATGGATGCGCCTCTTGAAGAAGGCTTGTCAACATGCCGGATGCGTTCCTGTTCCTAACGCGCTCCACCAGTCTCGCCTTTATAAACCTGAGTTTGCGCCGGACTGTCCTGACCGATGGCTCTGCGTCAACCAATGACTGAGCTGAAAGACTCTACAGCCCCGCCTCTTCCTCCCCGATGGATCGGTGACATTTGGGGAGTTTGGCGGccagctttgtgtgtttggagtCAAAGCTATCTTTTTGtgaatgtggtgtgtgtgtgtgtgtgtttaggattGTGTTTAAcgtgtgtgcgttgtgtgtgtgGCCCTGGCTGTATAAGCAGTGATAAGGTAGTTCTTAATATGTTTGCTCAGGGgccacagaaagagaaaggcCCTCTGACGCATGAGGGCCTGGAGCCACAGTGActgcgcacacacgcgcacacgcacacacacacacacaaagctcacaaatacaacattcaaacacagaaaacgaCATGGCAAACTCATGTTCTtacgcacacgcgcacacacacagattgtaaAAAGAAGCGTGGGATGCACATCAAAGGGCACGGAAAGGCTGAGAAGTCATGTCCAAATGACAAAAGACCCACAGAAGTTTCTGCCTTTCCCTTTGTCCTGCATTGCGACGACTAATCcatcagacaggaagttgtCAGAGTGACGGTGGAGCGCCACCTCGCCAATAACACACCACAaacacccccaacacacacgatggagggatgaaagagagatgaatgaatgtgggAGTCGGGGTGAAGGAGAGGTACAGAGGACAAAATACTGAACGCCGCAAAGAGTAAGAATGATAtgaggtgcgtgtgtgtgtgtgtgtgtgtgtgtgtgtgtgtgtgtgtgtcagttgcTGGGCGAAGAGAATTTAGCTTAAGAACATCCACTCATTCAttactgctctctgtctgtctgcagagcttTGACGCtaatacactgtgtgtgtgtgtgtgtgtgtgtgtgtgtgtgtgtgtgtgcgtgtgtgtgtattactcagATTGTGGGGACCCGCCTCCTGTATGGggacaaaataacacaaatcattcaattttacgGTGAAATCTTCGATTAGGGTTAAGGTGAGGCAAATAGGGTTATGgttagtctccaggaaatgaatgtaagtctatgtaatgtctgtgtgtgtgtgtgtgtgtgtgtgtgtgtgtgtgtgtgtgtgtgtgagcaacaggaagtgaaggtcAGAGTTTGAGG
The sequence above is a segment of the Chaetodon auriga isolate fChaAug3 chromosome 23, fChaAug3.hap1, whole genome shotgun sequence genome. Coding sequences within it:
- the LOC143316157 gene encoding chloride intracellular channel protein 4 isoform X2 — protein: MSLYDIAVKTLGFPTIELFVKAGSDGESIGNCPFSQRLFMILWLKGVVFNVTTVDLKRKPADLQDLAPGTNPPFVTFNGEVKIDVNKIEEFLEEKLTPPRYPRLAPRHPEANTAGIDVFAKFSAYIKNPRKDTNDALEKALLKSLRRLDDFLRTPLPEEIDADASGDLPESTRSFLDGAELTLADCNLLPKLHILKVVAKKYRGFEIPAEMTGVWRYLNCAYQREEFTSTCPAEREIQFAYLDVAKRIK